The genomic DNA CGGGCGATCTGGTCCTGGAGGGGCTTGATGAAGTACTGCAGCGGCGTGCGGTCGTGCGTCTGCACGTACACCTCCGCCTGCATCCCGGCCTGGAGCTTCACGTTCCCCAGACGCGCCACCTCCTCCCGCGGCAGCGCCACCCGGATCGTGTAGTACGTCGCCCCCGTCTGCGGCTCCCGCGTCACGTCCGCCGCGATCCGGCTCAGCGTCCCGCTCAGCTCCGGCGTCGTGCGCTGGTTCGAGGCGTGAACCCGCACGTTCGCGTGCTGCCCCACCACCAGCTGGTCGATCTCCTGCGGCAGCACCTTGGCTTCCAGCGTCAGCGAGTCGTTCGCCGGCACAATCAGCATCGCGGGCTCCGCCGGCGAGATCACCCCGCCCACCGTGTGGACCGCCAGCTGGTGCACGTAGCCCGCGCTCGGCGAGCGGATCTCCACCCGCTTCAGCTGGTCCTCCGCGGCCACCCGCCGCTCCCCGTACTCCGCCATCCGCCCCTGGATCTCCCGCAGCTCCTTCATGACCTCCGCCCGGGTCTCCTCGTCGATCTGGATGATCTGAAGCGACGTCTCCGCGATCTTCCCCTCCGACTGCGCCACCGCCGCGATCAGCTGGCCCCGCTGCCCCTCCAGGCTCGCGGCCTCCCGCTCCAGCGCCGACAGGCGCGTCAGCTGCACCAGGTTCTTCTGGTAGAGCTCGCGCACGCCTTTGAGCTCGTTCTCGATGATCGCCGATTCCCGCGCCTTCGAGCCCTGCTGCGCCCGCAGCCCCACGATCTCGTCCCGCAGCTGCGCGATCCGCTTCTGCAGCTGGCTCTTCTGCCCCTCCCGCGCCGTGCGCCGCGCCTCAAACAGCGTCTGCTCCGCC from Longimicrobium sp. includes the following:
- a CDS encoding HlyD family type I secretion periplasmic adaptor subunit, yielding MGLSLIGLFGGTIGLWAATSTLSGAVVAPGQFVVDSNVKKVQHPTGGIVGELKVREGDRVAEGDLLIRLDETVTRANLQMVTKQLDELAARQARLEAERDGRATMEWPAELAGRRSDPAVVRLVAAEQTLFEARRTAREGQKSQLQKRIAQLRDEIVGLRAQQGSKARESAIIENELKGVRELYQKNLVQLTRLSALEREAASLEGQRGQLIAAVAQSEGKIAETSLQIIQIDEETRAEVMKELREIQGRMAEYGERRVAAEDQLKRVEIRSPSAGYVHQLAVHTVGGVISPAEPAMLIVPANDSLTLEAKVLPQEIDQLVVGQHANVRVHASNQRTTPELSGTLSRIAADVTREPQTGATYYTIRVALPREEVARLGNVKLQAGMQAEVYVQTHDRTPLQYFIKPLQDQIARAFRES